In Salvia miltiorrhiza cultivar Shanhuang (shh) chromosome 4, IMPLAD_Smil_shh, whole genome shotgun sequence, the DNA window attgtGCTTGATTGGAAACTCACCTGAATTTCTTGATAGATGAGAAAAAAGGGAATGTATTGGCATGCTTGACGTTTAGAGATCTTGAGAATAATTATATTTCTGTAGCTGAAAAAAGAAGTAATCTCAGTCGCTGAATATCGATATTTCATCAGTACCTTTTAAGTTGATTACGTCTTCCCCAAAAGCATACATCGTCCCCTTTTCTAAATACCATTTGGAAGAATAAGAAATTTTGTTTTGATAACTTCTACTGTCTTAGCTTAATTTGTGATCATTGCAAAAGGTTTGATTTTATTGTGGTATTGCAGGGTGATATGGAGTCTCATGGCCCCATATGCTACGACAACGGCGTCACCTACGTATTTATTCAGCACAGCAATGTGTATATAATGACAGCATCAAGGCAGAACTGCAATGCTGCTAGCCTGCTCGTCTTCCTACACCGTGTTGTTGATGTAAGAAGAAAAATTCTTATTACGTGCAGTTTTACTTATTTTAAAAACAATTGTGTTGGTGGTAGGTTTTCAAGCACTATTTTGAGAAGTTGGAAGAGGAATCTCTCAAAGACAACTTTGTTGTAGTGGTGAGTGCCATTTCTTTCTCccacatatgtatatatatatatatcaaagcTCAAGAAAATGGAGCCAAATTTTGCAGTACGAATTGCTTGATGAGATCATGGACTTCGGCTATCCTCAATACACTGAAGCTAAGATACTGAGTGAGTTCATCAAGACTGATGCTTATCGTATGGAAGCTTCTCAGAAGCCTCCAATGGCAGTAACCAATGCAGTGTCGTGGCGTAGTGAAGGGATAATGTATAGGACTAATGAAGTAAGGGCCCTTGAAATTGTTCGTCTCATAGATCAAGATTCGCGTTCATCTGAATCATTTTTTCGTGCCTCCACCAGGTGTTTCTTGATGTGGTTGAGAAGGTGAATCTTCTTGTCAACAGCAATGGGCAGATTATCCGTTCAGAGGTGAATGGGGCATTGAAGATGCAGACGCGTTTGAGGTGAAAACATGAGCTCGTGATTGATGGACTTTTTTGATTAAGAGATTATTAGAAACTGTTTTGattgtttctttttttgtgGTTCAGTGGTATGCCTGAATGTAAGCTTGGCCTAAATGATAGGGTGTTGATGGAGTCACAAAATCAATCATCAAGAGTGAAAGCCATTGATTTGGAAGACATCAAATTCCATCAGTAAGCTTCATTCTTTAGTTGTGAAtgaaataaacttgatttgagTTCAATCTCATAGCCCTTTTCGATCCCAGATGTGTACGTCTCGCTCGCTTTGAGAATGATCGCACGATTTCTTTCATACCACCCGATGGAATATTCGATCTCATGACTTACAGACTCAGCACTCAGGTGAAAGTGAAACCAATCTGTTTAGGTCATCTTGATCTTGACTTTTACTCACCCACATTCATCCTGATAATAGGTCAAACCACTGGTTTGGGTAGAAGCTCGTGTCGAGAGGTATTCAAGGAGTCGGGTCGAGATGATGGTGAAAGCTCGAAGCCAGTTCAAGGAGCGAAGGTAAattcatcctctctctctcattctcctCTTCAAAATGCTGCCTACTCAAACATTCCACCATCCCTCGTGCAGCACTGCAACGAGTGTCACAATCGAGCTGCCCATGCCCCCGGATGCAACGAGCCCGAGCATAAAGACATCAATGGGATCTGCCAAGTATGCTCCGGAAAAGGATGCCTTGTTGTGGACTATCAAATCTTTCCCTGGCAACAAGGTGAGGCTTTTTTCTGCAAGAATTCGAGATTGTTTTCCTCATGTTTTTGCTCTTACTTGAGTTAAAAATTGTAGGAATTCATGTTGAAAGCAGAGTTCAAACTCCCTTCTGTGTTATCTGAGGATGCAGTGGACAGAAAAGCCCCAATTTGTGTGAAATTTGAGATTCCATACTTCACTGTTTCTGGCATTCAGGTCTGCTATGCTTCACACTCGAGCTTATACAATGTTACGTTTTAAACGCTGGAACACTGATGAGCCGTTAGGGTTTTAACAGATTCGATACCTTAAAATCATCGAGAAAAGCGGGTATCAAGCGCTTCCATGGGTGAGGTACATCACCATTGCTGGAGACTACGAGCTCAGGCTTTAGTTGAGAACTTGAACACAGGTTTTGATTTTGGTGACATAATTCTTGAATCTTGATAAGTGTGTGTTTTCAATTCTCTCTGCCGTTAGTTTAAATAAACTATTCTTGCAATGGTTGGATACATCTTGCATTCTTTTCAAGAGATAttagttagttagttagttGGTTGGTATTTAATGTGTATAAGAAACTTATAGTGATTATGCAAAAGGTGAGTACAACTACAACCCCCATTGTACCTACCCTACTACAACAAACAGGGTAAAAAAACATTGAGTGCTATgtggatgatgatgatgacgtGATGCCAGCTAACCGCTCCGTGAACTGGTCGAAGACCTCATCACGTGGTAGCACGCTGATCCTGACGTGCTTCGCGCTCTCACCAAAGTGCTTCCCACTTCGCGTTAGCACCTTGTGGTCACGGAGGAACCCCTCACAGTCCTCTGTCTCGCCCTCACACTTGAGCCACGCAAAAGCTGCCAATGAATGGTGTGAGAATGATGGGTTTTGAGGATCTGTAGTGAAAGAAACGAGGCGATTTTAGGGTGTACCTGGCTGTGAGGCAAAGGTACGGCCGCTGAACTGGCACTTGCCGTGGGAGAACTCAGGCAAGCTGAAGAGCTTGCTCTTCCTCACTGCTTCCCTCAGCTGCTTCCATCTCTTTGCCATGAGATGGTAGCTGTGTTCGAAGAAGGCTTCGCCTTCCTTGAAGCTCCCTCGTTGCTCGTGGGAGTCGGATAGGACCTGCAGGATCTTGGCTGCGCGCAGCTGCGACTCCTTGGAGACACCAATGGTGCTGAGCACGATGAACTCGGTCATCTTCCTCGCAGTTTCTTGATCCTTGACAAGAGCCCACCTGCAAAGTCTAGGCATGAGTTTTTCACGTAACACAAGCGATAAGGCGAGGGCTTTACTTACCCCAGTCGTGTTCCAGCATGGCCGGTGCTCTTGGAGACTGTGAACAGCATGATGTCGTGATCTGCTGGAGGAGATGAGATCGAGGTATACTGGGGCCAGTAATAAGCCAGGTCATGGACTAGTATGCCTTGATTCCGGTTCACCACGGCCTCTCTCGATAACCCGTCGGGGTTGTTTGGCGACGTCACCAGCTCGATATACGGGATGTCCCTCTTGAACTTGTGCGCGTCACCGCCCCATTTGTAGAGCCCCGACTTGAGGAACTCGGTGATCAAAGGATACGACTGCAACACGACACGATCATCTTAAGCCAATTCAGTTCAAGAATGTAAAAAATCCATATCTTGGAGATATCTTTGGTGATCAAGAACTTCAATGAGAAAGATCTTGCCAACTCAGCAACAATAAATGATAGATTGCAGTCTGTGTTGTTTGGTGAGGTGTGTAAATCACTCAACTACAGCTACATTGTATCTAGCATGTGAAACATGTAACTCAAGAAAGCATTAATCTTAGACTCAAATAATTGCTAAAAATAATGTTTTCCTCCCCTGCAGATTGTAATAATAAATGGGGACAGAATACAGATCTACAGGTGAGCAATTATGGGCAGATTTTGATGTCTGttgaaaaaaatcagaaaatctTGTGTAAGACCATCTAACGGCTCAAGAATCAAGCATGATCGCTTGGATGGATGATAGAATCACCAGATTATTCCTCTATCAAACAGAGGGAAACAGAGGACAGCTACACAGAAATTTAACTTGTTGGCTCATCTCAGTCAAAAACATGAAGCGTCAAGGAGGCGACTTACAGAGTAGAACGGGGCAGCAGACACGACGCTGATAGGCTCTGAGGCATTAGGGGGGGAAACGGCATAGAGCACAGCCTGGAACAGCTGCGTGGAGCCCGTCCCAACGACAATGTAACGGTCATCAGTGACAGCGTTGCCCACCAGTTTGTGCAGCCTAACCACTGCATTTGCGAATTCAGGCTCCAGAAACCAGCAAAGGCTCCTCACATCAGAGAAGTAACTGATGAATTTCCAACCAGGGATCACCACCGTAGTTCTATCCCCCATCTGTTGCCAATACCTCTCGTACATCGTCGGATCACCACTAGACACGGTCCAAAAAGTATTAGGTCAGACACCAACCAACCAATtctcaaaaccatcaattcaatCTCAACTATTCCCCCATTATGCCTAACAAACACGCGAAAGGGTCAACACGGCTGCATCCGGTGTGTGTAGGGTTGGTTAACTTTAACCTAACCAAACCATCGGATGGGCGGTGAAAACGTACATGAGCATGATATAACACCACCATGCCCCAAAGAATGGTCCAGCGTCGAGGACGGTGGTCCTCGCCACTCCCATAGGTTTCATATGGGTGGGAGGTAGGTATGGAAGGGCCAAACTTGTGGGTCATTTGATCAAATGATTGGATAAATGACAAGTAAATATCAAGGTCCACAATCATTCTTCACTATGAAAAGACAGAGACCTAAAAATGGCTCTTAAACACTTTCCCAAATCTTTTAATGCTTTGATTAACCAACCCTTTTCCATACAGTTAGTTCCATGTAAAATAGGGCCTAAACTAAACTTATGTGGCTCACATATTCTCAAGATTCTTAAAGAAACAAGCTTTCTGCAAGAATCAAGCATGGAATGAAACGTGCAACTATTTTCCTTCAATAAATTAGCAAACATCACCTATCATAAAAGGTAAAATAGGGAAAATCTAATGCTCAACTCGAGAAGGATCACACATGGAGAAATGTGAGAGTTCTTTAAAAATAGtactgtaattttttttattaaattatttttttaaagagcAAAAACAAAAGCAAGAATGATGATAGTGGTCAACGAGGGAATCAAGAAAGACCACCACCATTTCTGCCCCCTCATCATGCATGCCACTGTCTTAGGCATACAACAATCACTTTGAAAAACAtcaaaaaaattcaagaaaagaataaaaacttgTGTATCTGCGTtgtgcctctctctctctctaacatgCACCGTGGGAATTCCAAAGCCAGCAGGACTTGTCCCTGTCTCTAAACTGACATAGCGTGAACCCACAAGCGCACGTTAGGGAACCGCACCAGCATGCCAGTGCACCATCATTCAAATCACTTAAACAAACAGCAATATTTAGATTAATAATCCTAATCAAATCCACTGCATCAAAACATCGCTACAGCAAATCCCTAAACTGGGGATTTTTGCTTATG includes these proteins:
- the LOC131019721 gene encoding AP-1 complex subunit mu-2-like, yielding MAATSALFVLDIKGRCMISRDYRGNVSAAEVERFFSKHLDKEGDMESHGPICYDNGVTYVFIQHSNVYIMTASRQNCNAASLLVFLHRVVDVFKHYFEKLEEESLKDNFVVVYELLDEIMDFGYPQYTEAKILSEFIKTDAYRMEASQKPPMAVTNAVSWRSEGIMYRTNEVFLDVVEKVNLLVNSNGQIIRSEVNGALKMQTRLSGMPECKLGLNDRVLMESQNQSSRVKAIDLEDIKFHQCVRLARFENDRTISFIPPDGIFDLMTYRLSTQVKPLVWVEARVERYSRSRVEMMVKARSQFKERSTATSVTIELPMPPDATSPSIKTSMGSAKYAPEKDALLWTIKSFPGNKEFMLKAEFKLPSVLSEDAVDRKAPICVKFEIPYFTVSGIQIRYLKIIEKSGYQALPWVRYITIAGDYELRL
- the LOC131019720 gene encoding tryptophan aminotransferase-related protein 2-like, which translates into the protein MVMEFKTMVLGHFLVISLALNVGLLYRNYCSGKHKSQNVFSFNNECKNSSLLPQKAFLETKFQSSKAALSEVIDLDHGDPTMYERYWQQMGDRTTVVIPGWKFISYFSDVRSLCWFLEPEFANAVVRLHKLVGNAVTDDRYIVVGTGSTQLFQAVLYAVSPPNASEPISVVSAAPFYSSYPLITEFLKSGLYKWGGDAHKFKRDIPYIELVTSPNNPDGLSREAVVNRNQGILVHDLAYYWPQYTSISSPPADHDIMLFTVSKSTGHAGTRLGWALVKDQETARKMTEFIVLSTIGVSKESQLRAAKILQVLSDSHEQRGSFKEGEAFFEHSYHLMAKRWKQLREAVRKSKLFSLPEFSHGKCQFSGRTFASQPAFAWLKCEGETEDCEGFLRDHKVLTRSGKHFGESAKHVRISVLPRDEVFDQFTERLAGITSSSSST